The Flavobacterium commune genome contains the following window.
GTATCTCTCCTCCTCTGTCTTGCAAAATTAAATTAACATGATCAATTGCATCATAAATCACTTCTTCTACATTGCTGGAACCTTTCTCTATATCTAATTCTTTTTTCTCTAATTTCGAAATTCGCAATACATTTTCTACCTGAGCGTGCATTCGTTTATTCTCATCCCGAATCATTTGCAAATACCTGAAAACCTTCTCCTTATCTTCAATTATTTTAGGATTTTTTATTGCATCTAAGGCTAAATTTATAGTAGCAATAGGCGTTTTAAACTCATGCGTCATATTATTTATAAAATCGGTCTTAATCTCCGAAATCTGACGTTGACGAATTAACTGATTCAATGCACTGGTATAAGCAATTAAGATAATCAACGTAAATACTATTGACAAGATTGTAATACTTACTAATTCTGACAATAAAAATTTCTTTTTATTGGGGAAAGTAACTGATAATTCATACTTTTCATTCCCTTCATTATCAGCAAGAATAGGAATCGAATAAGTTGCATCTTTATCAAAATCAAAATTAAAACCTGCCGATTTTATTTTTGTCTCCGATCCATTACTGGAAATTCCAAATTCAAATTTGGTATTAACTCCATGTTCAACCAATTCTTTTTTCAAAAGATTTTTCAGTTTTTCTTTCGAAATTCTTTCTTCAATAGACAATGTCGATGCGTAATCTTTGTATGAAATCTGCAATTGAGCCTTGTTCAAAACATCCAGACTCCCTTCTTTCTCCATTTTTACATCCGGAATCAAACTCTTGTTTAATGACGAATTATCAATAGTTTTATTGCTATTATAAACTTCTGTTAATCGTTTAGAACTAAAACTTTTAAAACCACCTGAATTAAACTTTTTATTGAATAGCGCTCCATCGTAATCGTACTTTTCAGATGTAATACTGTTTTTATAAATTATCGTTTTATTGGTTTTCGTATTTCTCTGAACAAATAAAATCTCTAATAAATCTTCT
Protein-coding sequences here:
- a CDS encoding sensor histidine kinase produces the protein MNKLFFRFLVLLMSLSLIGIILVQVYWFNTSFKNNDEQFKYHVTQVIDNVADKLEKQEEYSFYDKINHIKDSTGKIPEKEDLLEILFVQRNTKTNKTIIYKNSITSEKYDYDGALFNKKFNSGGFKSFSSKRLTEVYNSNKTIDNSSLNKSLIPDVKMEKEGSLDVLNKAQLQISYKDYASTLSIEERISKEKLKNLLKKELVEHGVNTKFEFGISSNGSETKIKSAGFNFDFDKDATYSIPILADNEGNEKYELSVTFPNKKKFLLSELVSITILSIVFTLIILIAYTSALNQLIRQRQISEIKTDFINNMTHEFKTPIATINLALDAIKNPKIIEDKEKVFRYLQMIRDENKRMHAQVENVLRISKLEKKELDIEKGSSNVEEVIYDAIDHVNLILQDRGGEIHKHFEAARTSVLINEVHFTNVIVNILENAIKYSPETPKIDIYTENIKDMILIKVKDQGLGMSKVAQKRVFEKFYREHTGDLHNVKGHGLGLAYVKRIVEDHNGQVFVESEKGKGSTFIIKLPLIN